The following proteins come from a genomic window of Macadamia integrifolia cultivar HAES 741 chromosome 14, SCU_Mint_v3, whole genome shotgun sequence:
- the LOC122061655 gene encoding pentatricopeptide repeat-containing protein At2g32630-like, whose translation MDVYGKNVDARAAMKLFLEMEDAGVLADEGIYRTLPGVLCRVGEIVEEDIVSKAVSLFEEGILKDSHSLATFVEAIVEKRKHGVALELVKKMQLYGFDVNGHVYASLIRGYGKIGLVDEAEKIFAEIKSSECIENRELVYSSMIYVYPRAEMKASAEMVWNEMESLMGYRVSEEALLSMMSLYGALGLVDDTVRVFNWWKTSGCCLNIDAYVVLVNALVKSRNLNQAEDWNKV comes from the exons ATGGATGTGTATGGAAAGAATGTGGATGCTCGTGCGGCTATGAAGCTATTCCTGGAAATGGAAGATGCAGGGGTTCTTGCCGATGAGGGGATTTACAGGACATTGCCTGGGGTTCTTTGTAGAGTTGG GGAGATTGTTGAGGAAGACATTGTTTCTAAAGCCGTATCTCTTTTCGAAGAAGGGATTCTTAAGGACAGTCACAGTTTAGCTACTTTTGTGGAGGCTATTGTAGAGAAACGCAAGCATGGAGTAGCTCTTGAACTTGTGAAGAAAATGCAGCTTTATGGTTTTGATGTTAATGGCCATGTTTATGCATCTCTGATCCGTGGTTATGGGAAAATTGGATTGGTTGATGAAGCCGAGAAGATATTTGCAGAGATTAAATCTTCTGAATGTATTGAGAACAGGGAATTGGTTTATTCATCTATGATTTATGTGTACCCCAGAGCAGAAATGAAGGCATCAGCAGAGATGGTTTGGAATGAAATGGAAAGCTTGATGGGTTATAGAGTAAGTGAAGAAGCATTGTTGTCGATGATGTCTTTGTATGGGGCTTTGGGTCTGGTTGATGATACAGTAAGAGTGTTCAATTGGTGGAAGACCAGTGGTTGTTGTTTGAACATTGATGCTTATGTTGTTCTTGTAAATGCATTGGTTAAGTCTCGCAATCTTAATCAAGCCGAAGATT GGAACAAGGTTTGA
- the LOC122061321 gene encoding protein CURVATURE THYLAKOID 1B, chloroplastic-like has translation MASTSTNVSISSSSTLIDGKAPRRSAAASPQCVSLPTLPPSSLAVPSQNLPQSARDTGKTTAYCRKIARNVVAMATGETSAEVAAAELPEILNSIQEAWDKLEDKYAVTSLAFAGAVALWGSTGMISAIDRLPLVPSVMELVGIGYTGWFAYKNLIFKPDRESLIKKIKDTFKDIIGSS, from the exons ATGGCTTCGACCTCAACCAACGTTTCCATCTCCTCATCATCAACCCTCATCGATGGCAAAGCTCCTCGACGATCGGCAGCCGCATCGCCGCAATGTGTGAGCCTCCCAACTCTCCCTCCGTCTTCCCTCGCTGTTCCTTCTCAGAACCTCCCGCAGTCGGCTCGTGATACCGGGAAGACTACGGCCTATT GCCGTAAGATTGCTCGGAATGTTGTCGCAATGGCTACAGGAGAAACATCGGCTGAAGTCGCCGCAGCTGAGCTGCCGGAGATATTGAACTCCATTCAAGAAGCA TGGGACAAGCTGGAAGACAAATATGCTGTTACTTCTCTTGCATTTGCTGGTGCGGTGGCTCTCTGGGGCTCTACTGGCATGATCTCG GCCATCGATAGGCTTCCGCTAGTACCTAGTGTCATGGAGCTCGTTGGAATCGGTTACACAGGG TGGTTTGCCTATAAAAACCTCATCTTCAAACCCGACAG GGAATCTttgatcaagaaaataaaagacacttTCAAAGACATCATTGGGAGCAGTTGA
- the LOC122061752 gene encoding transcription factor bHLH57-like isoform X2, with the protein MGMGLWFFPLTILFLQYFLEPAGGAFGFTHDAFMNPEDKLRFEEEGQPFSTLSQNYLEEKMSFLETLRAVESSSSFIDPNFELLLRMQQQQQQNQKKPKMEWGIQALELESCITNDAAEAYSPIKSEGKGSHHPQSSTCPELEVVSSACNGEAKSPENRRGRNRSSRAKGQSPESKKAGSAGNSRERRNRKRARLSKHKEEVESRRMTHIAVERNRRRQMNDLLNALRSLIPTSFVRRGDQASIIGGAVDFVRELEQLLQSLEAQKRMRNSGGDGHHSEESVIEPSNGFFASSGVVEHNVDVGANLQVNEYMKEEGKRGDNIKEEEEEEMKDENKKAATVDIEVLVIEKRHVKLKIVSPRRRAGELVRAIGALEDLRLTILHLDITSSELSSVLYSFNLKMEDDCKLGSAAEIATTVYQTFSLINGS; encoded by the exons aTGGGtatgggtttatggttttttcCCCTTACTATTCTTTTCTTGCAGTACTTTCTGGAACCAGCAGGAGGTGCGTTTGGCTTCACCCATGACGCGTTTATGAACCCAGAGGACAAGTTGAGATTTGAGGAAGAAGGACAACCCTTCTCGACATTATCCCAAAACTACTTAGAGGAGAAAATGTCGTTCCTTGAGACGCTACGAGCTGTAGAATCTTCGTCTTCGTTTATAGACCCTAACTTTGAGTTACTGTTAAGaatgcagcagcagcagcagcagaatcAGAAGAAACCAAAGATGGAATGGGGGATTCAAGCACTGGAACTGGAGAGCTGCATTACCAATGACGCAGCAGAAGCGTATTCGCCGATTAAATCCGAAGGCAAGGGCTCTCATCACCCGCAATCTTCGACTTGTCCGGAACTGGAAGTGGTGAGCTCCGCATGCAATGGAGAGGCAAAGTCGCCGGAAAATCGCAGAGGAAGGAACCGTAGCAGCAGGGCGAAAGGCCAATCACCGGAATCGAAAAAAGCAGGCTCTGCAGGTAACAGCCGCGAAAGGAGAAACCGTAAGAGAGCGAGGCTAAGCAAGCACAAAGAGGAGGTGGAGTCCCGACGAATGACCCACATTGCCGTCGAACGCAACCGTAGACGGCAAATGAACGATCTTCTCAATGCGCTCCGTTCCCTGATCCCCACCTCTTTCGTTCGAAGG GGCGACCAAGCATCGATCATAGGGGGTGCCGTTGATTTCGTTAGAGAATTGGAGCAGCTGCTGCAGTCACTCGAGGCTCAGAAGAGAATGAGGAACTCGGGAGGCGACGGCCACCACTCAGAAGAGTCCGTTATAGAACCATCCAATGGGTTCTTTGCGTCGAGCGGTGTTGTTGAGCACAATGTGGACGTTGGTGCAAACCTGCAGGTTAACGAATACATGAAGGAGGAGGGAAAGAGAGGCGAtaatatcaaagaagaagaagaagaagaaatgaaggatGAAAACAAGAAGGCGGCGACGGTGGATATCGAAGTGTTAGTAATAGAGAAGAGGCATGTGAAGCTCAAGATTGTATCACCAAGAAGGAGAGCAGGGGAGTTGGTCAGAGCCATTGGTGCCTTGGAAGATCTCAGGCTGACCATCTTACACCTCGACATTACATCCTCTGAACTCTCCTCCGTTCTTTACTCCTTCAATCTCAAA ATGGAAGATGACTGCAAACTGGGCTCAGCTGCCGAGATTGCAACTACTGTGTATCAAACTTTCAGCCTCATCAACGGTTCATGA
- the LOC122061752 gene encoding transcription factor bHLH57-like isoform X4 has translation MNPEDKLRFEEEGQPFSTLSQNYLEEKMSFLETLRAVESSSSFIDPNFELLLRMQQQQQQNQKKPKMEWGIQALELESCITNDAAEAYSPIKSEGKGSHHPQSSTCPELEVVSSACNGEAKSPENRRGRNRSSRAKGQSPESKKAGSAGNSRERRNRKRARLSKHKEEVESRRMTHIAVERNRRRQMNDLLNALRSLIPTSFVRRGDQASIIGGAVDFVRELEQLLQSLEAQKRMRNSGGDGHHSEESVIEPSNGFFASSGVVEHNVDVGANLQVNEYMKEEGKRGDNIKEEEEEEMKDENKKAATVDIEVLVIEKRHVKLKIVSPRRRAGELVRAIGALEDLRLTILHLDITSSELSSVLYSFNLKIQMEDDCKLGSAAEIATTVYQTFSLINGS, from the exons ATGAACCCAGAGGACAAGTTGAGATTTGAGGAAGAAGGACAACCCTTCTCGACATTATCCCAAAACTACTTAGAGGAGAAAATGTCGTTCCTTGAGACGCTACGAGCTGTAGAATCTTCGTCTTCGTTTATAGACCCTAACTTTGAGTTACTGTTAAGaatgcagcagcagcagcagcagaatcAGAAGAAACCAAAGATGGAATGGGGGATTCAAGCACTGGAACTGGAGAGCTGCATTACCAATGACGCAGCAGAAGCGTATTCGCCGATTAAATCCGAAGGCAAGGGCTCTCATCACCCGCAATCTTCGACTTGTCCGGAACTGGAAGTGGTGAGCTCCGCATGCAATGGAGAGGCAAAGTCGCCGGAAAATCGCAGAGGAAGGAACCGTAGCAGCAGGGCGAAAGGCCAATCACCGGAATCGAAAAAAGCAGGCTCTGCAGGTAACAGCCGCGAAAGGAGAAACCGTAAGAGAGCGAGGCTAAGCAAGCACAAAGAGGAGGTGGAGTCCCGACGAATGACCCACATTGCCGTCGAACGCAACCGTAGACGGCAAATGAACGATCTTCTCAATGCGCTCCGTTCCCTGATCCCCACCTCTTTCGTTCGAAGG GGCGACCAAGCATCGATCATAGGGGGTGCCGTTGATTTCGTTAGAGAATTGGAGCAGCTGCTGCAGTCACTCGAGGCTCAGAAGAGAATGAGGAACTCGGGAGGCGACGGCCACCACTCAGAAGAGTCCGTTATAGAACCATCCAATGGGTTCTTTGCGTCGAGCGGTGTTGTTGAGCACAATGTGGACGTTGGTGCAAACCTGCAGGTTAACGAATACATGAAGGAGGAGGGAAAGAGAGGCGAtaatatcaaagaagaagaagaagaagaaatgaaggatGAAAACAAGAAGGCGGCGACGGTGGATATCGAAGTGTTAGTAATAGAGAAGAGGCATGTGAAGCTCAAGATTGTATCACCAAGAAGGAGAGCAGGGGAGTTGGTCAGAGCCATTGGTGCCTTGGAAGATCTCAGGCTGACCATCTTACACCTCGACATTACATCCTCTGAACTCTCCTCCGTTCTTTACTCCTTCAATCTCAAA ATACAGATGGAAGATGACTGCAAACTGGGCTCAGCTGCCGAGATTGCAACTACTGTGTATCAAACTTTCAGCCTCATCAACGGTTCATGA
- the LOC122061752 gene encoding transcription factor bHLH57-like isoform X3 has product MERLQGPVNPCYFLEPAGGAFGFTHDAFMNPEDKLRFEEEGQPFSTLSQNYLEEKMSFLETLRAVESSSSFIDPNFELLLRMQQQQQQNQKKPKMEWGIQALELESCITNDAAEAYSPIKSEGKGSHHPQSSTCPELEVVSSACNGEAKSPENRRGRNRSSRAKGQSPESKKAGSAGNSRERRNRKRARLSKHKEEVESRRMTHIAVERNRRRQMNDLLNALRSLIPTSFVRRGDQASIIGGAVDFVRELEQLLQSLEAQKRMRNSGGDGHHSEESVIEPSNGFFASSGVVEHNVDVGANLQVNEYMKEEGKRGDNIKEEEEEEMKDENKKAATVDIEVLVIEKRHVKLKIVSPRRRAGELVRAIGALEDLRLTILHLDITSSELSSVLYSFNLKIQMEDDCKLGSAAEIATTVYQTFSLINGS; this is encoded by the exons ATGGAGAGACTCCAAGGACCCGTCAATCCCTGT TACTTTCTGGAACCAGCAGGAGGTGCGTTTGGCTTCACCCATGACGCGTTTATGAACCCAGAGGACAAGTTGAGATTTGAGGAAGAAGGACAACCCTTCTCGACATTATCCCAAAACTACTTAGAGGAGAAAATGTCGTTCCTTGAGACGCTACGAGCTGTAGAATCTTCGTCTTCGTTTATAGACCCTAACTTTGAGTTACTGTTAAGaatgcagcagcagcagcagcagaatcAGAAGAAACCAAAGATGGAATGGGGGATTCAAGCACTGGAACTGGAGAGCTGCATTACCAATGACGCAGCAGAAGCGTATTCGCCGATTAAATCCGAAGGCAAGGGCTCTCATCACCCGCAATCTTCGACTTGTCCGGAACTGGAAGTGGTGAGCTCCGCATGCAATGGAGAGGCAAAGTCGCCGGAAAATCGCAGAGGAAGGAACCGTAGCAGCAGGGCGAAAGGCCAATCACCGGAATCGAAAAAAGCAGGCTCTGCAGGTAACAGCCGCGAAAGGAGAAACCGTAAGAGAGCGAGGCTAAGCAAGCACAAAGAGGAGGTGGAGTCCCGACGAATGACCCACATTGCCGTCGAACGCAACCGTAGACGGCAAATGAACGATCTTCTCAATGCGCTCCGTTCCCTGATCCCCACCTCTTTCGTTCGAAGG GGCGACCAAGCATCGATCATAGGGGGTGCCGTTGATTTCGTTAGAGAATTGGAGCAGCTGCTGCAGTCACTCGAGGCTCAGAAGAGAATGAGGAACTCGGGAGGCGACGGCCACCACTCAGAAGAGTCCGTTATAGAACCATCCAATGGGTTCTTTGCGTCGAGCGGTGTTGTTGAGCACAATGTGGACGTTGGTGCAAACCTGCAGGTTAACGAATACATGAAGGAGGAGGGAAAGAGAGGCGAtaatatcaaagaagaagaagaagaagaaatgaaggatGAAAACAAGAAGGCGGCGACGGTGGATATCGAAGTGTTAGTAATAGAGAAGAGGCATGTGAAGCTCAAGATTGTATCACCAAGAAGGAGAGCAGGGGAGTTGGTCAGAGCCATTGGTGCCTTGGAAGATCTCAGGCTGACCATCTTACACCTCGACATTACATCCTCTGAACTCTCCTCCGTTCTTTACTCCTTCAATCTCAAA ATACAGATGGAAGATGACTGCAAACTGGGCTCAGCTGCCGAGATTGCAACTACTGTGTATCAAACTTTCAGCCTCATCAACGGTTCATGA
- the LOC122061752 gene encoding transcription factor bHLH57-like isoform X1: protein MGMGLWFFPLTILFLQYFLEPAGGAFGFTHDAFMNPEDKLRFEEEGQPFSTLSQNYLEEKMSFLETLRAVESSSSFIDPNFELLLRMQQQQQQNQKKPKMEWGIQALELESCITNDAAEAYSPIKSEGKGSHHPQSSTCPELEVVSSACNGEAKSPENRRGRNRSSRAKGQSPESKKAGSAGNSRERRNRKRARLSKHKEEVESRRMTHIAVERNRRRQMNDLLNALRSLIPTSFVRRGDQASIIGGAVDFVRELEQLLQSLEAQKRMRNSGGDGHHSEESVIEPSNGFFASSGVVEHNVDVGANLQVNEYMKEEGKRGDNIKEEEEEEMKDENKKAATVDIEVLVIEKRHVKLKIVSPRRRAGELVRAIGALEDLRLTILHLDITSSELSSVLYSFNLKIQMEDDCKLGSAAEIATTVYQTFSLINGS from the exons aTGGGtatgggtttatggttttttcCCCTTACTATTCTTTTCTTGCAGTACTTTCTGGAACCAGCAGGAGGTGCGTTTGGCTTCACCCATGACGCGTTTATGAACCCAGAGGACAAGTTGAGATTTGAGGAAGAAGGACAACCCTTCTCGACATTATCCCAAAACTACTTAGAGGAGAAAATGTCGTTCCTTGAGACGCTACGAGCTGTAGAATCTTCGTCTTCGTTTATAGACCCTAACTTTGAGTTACTGTTAAGaatgcagcagcagcagcagcagaatcAGAAGAAACCAAAGATGGAATGGGGGATTCAAGCACTGGAACTGGAGAGCTGCATTACCAATGACGCAGCAGAAGCGTATTCGCCGATTAAATCCGAAGGCAAGGGCTCTCATCACCCGCAATCTTCGACTTGTCCGGAACTGGAAGTGGTGAGCTCCGCATGCAATGGAGAGGCAAAGTCGCCGGAAAATCGCAGAGGAAGGAACCGTAGCAGCAGGGCGAAAGGCCAATCACCGGAATCGAAAAAAGCAGGCTCTGCAGGTAACAGCCGCGAAAGGAGAAACCGTAAGAGAGCGAGGCTAAGCAAGCACAAAGAGGAGGTGGAGTCCCGACGAATGACCCACATTGCCGTCGAACGCAACCGTAGACGGCAAATGAACGATCTTCTCAATGCGCTCCGTTCCCTGATCCCCACCTCTTTCGTTCGAAGG GGCGACCAAGCATCGATCATAGGGGGTGCCGTTGATTTCGTTAGAGAATTGGAGCAGCTGCTGCAGTCACTCGAGGCTCAGAAGAGAATGAGGAACTCGGGAGGCGACGGCCACCACTCAGAAGAGTCCGTTATAGAACCATCCAATGGGTTCTTTGCGTCGAGCGGTGTTGTTGAGCACAATGTGGACGTTGGTGCAAACCTGCAGGTTAACGAATACATGAAGGAGGAGGGAAAGAGAGGCGAtaatatcaaagaagaagaagaagaagaaatgaaggatGAAAACAAGAAGGCGGCGACGGTGGATATCGAAGTGTTAGTAATAGAGAAGAGGCATGTGAAGCTCAAGATTGTATCACCAAGAAGGAGAGCAGGGGAGTTGGTCAGAGCCATTGGTGCCTTGGAAGATCTCAGGCTGACCATCTTACACCTCGACATTACATCCTCTGAACTCTCCTCCGTTCTTTACTCCTTCAATCTCAAA ATACAGATGGAAGATGACTGCAAACTGGGCTCAGCTGCCGAGATTGCAACTACTGTGTATCAAACTTTCAGCCTCATCAACGGTTCATGA